A single Brassica rapa cultivar Chiifu-401-42 chromosome A04, CAAS_Brap_v3.01, whole genome shotgun sequence DNA region contains:
- the LOC103865561 gene encoding aquaporin TIP1-1: MPIRNIAVGSPNEATRPDALKAALAEFISTMIFVFAGSGSGMAFNKLTENGATTPAGLVAASLAHAFGLFVAVSVGANISGGHVNPAVTFGAFVGGNITLLRGILYWIAQLLGSVVACLLLKFATGGLVVPAFGLSAGVGVSNALVFEIVMTFGLVYTVYATAVDPKNGSLGTIAPIAIGFIVGANILAGGAFSGASMNPAVAFGPAVVSWSWNNHWVYWAGPLVGGGLAGLIYEVFFINTTHEQLPTTDY; encoded by the exons ATGCCGATCAGAAACATCGCCGTTGGAAGTCCCAATGAGGCCACCCGTCCCGACGCCTTAAAGGCGGCGTTGGCTGAGTTTATTTCAACTATGATCTTTGTCTTCGCCGGCTCAGGCTCAGGAATGGCTTTCAACAAGCTCACTGAAAATGGAGCCACCACTCCCGCCGGTCTCGTAGCTGCCTCACTGGCACACGCTTTTGGACTCTTTGTTGCTGTCTCAGTTGGCGCCAACATCTCCGGCGGACACGTTAACCCCGCCGTCACTTTCGGCGCTTTCGTTGGTGGAAACATCACTCTCCTCCGTGGTATACTCTACTGGATTGCTCAGCTACTCGGCTCAGTCGTTGCTTGTCTCCTGCTCAAGTTCGCCACCGGCGGTTTG GTTGTGCCGGCTTTTGGCCTCTCCGCCGGAGTTGGAGTGTCGAACGCTTTGGTTTTCGAGATCGTGATGACCTTCGGGCTTGTTTACACAGTCTACGCCACCGCCGTTGATCCCAAGAACGGAAGTCTTGGAACAATAGCTCCCATAGCAATTGGTTTCATTGTTGGTGCCAACATCTTAGCAGGAGGAGCCTTTAGCGGAGCCTCAATGAACCCCGCCGTGGCTTTCGGACCAGCTGTGGTAAGCTGGTCGTGGAACAACCACTGGGTTTACTGGGCCGGACCTCTTGTTGGCGGTGGACTCGCTGGACTCATCTACGAGGTTTTCTTCATCAACACCACTCACGAACAGCTCCCCACCACCGACTACTGA